A single Sphingomonas sp. IW22 DNA region contains:
- a CDS encoding DUF6481 family protein: MKGYKPPDFNERAAAARAARERALEKLRAKPAPDPAVIAERQARSAAREAAAAERRAAKQAAAEAARAEKEAEKAAALARQAAEPKEKTEAEKKAARDARYAARKARRS, encoded by the coding sequence GTGAAGGGCTACAAGCCACCTGATTTCAATGAGCGCGCCGCAGCGGCGCGTGCCGCACGTGAACGCGCGCTGGAAAAGCTGCGCGCCAAGCCTGCGCCAGATCCAGCTGTAATTGCTGAGCGACAGGCGCGAAGCGCCGCACGCGAAGCCGCCGCCGCTGAACGCAGGGCCGCCAAGCAAGCGGCTGCAGAGGCCGCGCGCGCCGAGAAGGAGGCTGAAAAGGCAGCCGCCCTTGCACGCCAGGCCGCCGAGCCCAAGGAAAAGACTGAGGCCGAGAAAAAGGCCGCCCGTGACGCCCGCTATGCGGCGCGTAAGGCGCGCCGTTCGTGA
- a CDS encoding spermidine synthase: protein MIPRELIGTAEVPGGPPLRLIRHGRDFIIMLDRNELMSSRMSGSEVALGQMTCQRLKAKSPRLLIGGYGMGFTLRAVLADVGEGARVDVAELVPGIIEWARGPLVELTDGCLDDARVTLELADVGAVMGSNPSSYDAIMLDVDNGPDGLTREGNDGLYTARGLDRARRALRPGGVLAVWSAGPDPAFTKRLKLAGFAVDEVRTRARENGKGPMHTIWFATSS from the coding sequence GTGATTCCACGTGAGCTGATCGGGACGGCGGAGGTGCCGGGCGGCCCGCCGCTTCGCCTGATCCGCCACGGCCGCGATTTCATCATCATGCTCGACCGCAACGAGTTGATGAGCAGCCGCATGAGCGGTTCCGAAGTCGCGCTGGGGCAGATGACGTGCCAGCGTCTGAAGGCAAAGTCGCCGCGCCTGCTGATCGGCGGCTATGGCATGGGCTTTACGCTGCGCGCGGTGCTGGCAGATGTGGGGGAAGGGGCGCGGGTCGATGTCGCGGAACTGGTCCCCGGCATCATCGAATGGGCGCGCGGGCCGCTGGTCGAGCTGACCGACGGTTGCCTCGACGATGCGCGTGTGACGCTGGAGCTGGCCGATGTCGGCGCGGTGATGGGGTCCAACCCGTCAAGTTACGACGCCATCATGCTCGACGTGGACAATGGCCCCGACGGCCTGACGCGGGAGGGGAATGACGGCCTGTATACCGCACGCGGCCTCGACCGTGCGCGAAGGGCCCTCAGGCCCGGCGGCGTGCTGGCGGTGTGGTCGGCGGGACCGGACCCGGCATTCACCAAAAGGCTGAAGCTTGCGGGCTTTGCCGTGGACGAGGTGCGGACCCGTGCGCGCGAAAACGGCAAGGGGCCGATGCACACCATCTGGTTCGCGACCAGCTCCTGA
- a CDS encoding response regulator transcription factor, with protein MNVYVVDDDPDLRRTLALLLQRLGHQVQTFAHAAAFMSVARDLTPGCILLDLCMPGMDGLELQSALKDQHSLHQVILLTGFGEIPEAVRAIRAGAVDFLSKPYRRAELSDAIQRAEASLPEALAQHAGAAGGRSAIDSLTPKERDVLHASSGGRSSKQVAHDLSLSVRTVEMHRSSIIRKLGVQNFAGALLIAAREDA; from the coding sequence ATGAACGTTTACGTCGTTGACGACGATCCTGACCTCAGGCGCACGCTCGCCTTGCTGTTGCAGCGTCTTGGCCATCAGGTTCAGACGTTCGCCCATGCGGCTGCGTTCATGTCGGTCGCAAGGGATTTGACGCCGGGCTGCATCCTGCTGGACCTTTGTATGCCGGGGATGGATGGTCTGGAGCTGCAGTCCGCGCTGAAGGACCAGCACAGCCTGCATCAGGTTATCCTGCTGACCGGCTTTGGCGAGATTCCGGAAGCGGTGCGCGCGATCCGGGCAGGGGCGGTGGATTTTCTGTCCAAGCCCTATCGCCGTGCGGAACTGTCCGACGCAATCCAGCGCGCAGAGGCGAGCCTGCCCGAGGCGCTGGCGCAACATGCCGGCGCCGCTGGCGGTCGTAGTGCCATCGATTCACTTACGCCAAAGGAGCGTGACGTCCTTCACGCATCCAGCGGCGGGCGCAGCAGCAAGCAGGTCGCGCACGACCTGTCGCTCAGCGTGCGAACCGTCGAAATGCATCGTTCAAGCATCATCCGCAAACTGGGCGTGCAAAACTTCGCGGGCGCTCTCTTGATTGCGGCGCGCGAAGACGCTTGA